A DNA window from Streptomyces sp. CA-278952 contains the following coding sequences:
- a CDS encoding MFS transporter, with protein sequence MSVPLPSQPSAPDPRRWWALAVIALTQLVVVLDATIVNVALPQAQLELELSDTERQWVITAYVLAFGALLLLGGRVADYWGRKRSYMVGMLGFGAASVWGGLAQSGTELIAARGLQGAFAALLAPAALALLTVTFPAGRERGTAFAVFGTVAGTGAAVGLALGGVLTEYADWRWCLLVNIVFAVVGLIGALLFVSESRVEGDNRYDIWGTLAVTLGLAALVYGFTLAESGWTEPDTIGFLAAGLVLLVVFVWIESRVAQPLLPLRVVRDRARAGAFLIQAAIGAVYIGMTLYLMFHLQIVLGLSPLLAGLASLAMTFATMITAPVAARLLPTRGPRVLMTGGPLIAAAGMVWLTFVTADGSYWTEVFGGLVVVGIGIAFVIIPVQNVALAGVGHHDAGAASALVNSAMQIGGCVGLSVFTTIYLGAVERSAAAGSGRGAALTEGYSAVFLATAVTLVVAAIVAATMLRGPRPSVTPQQLAEVPVHAG encoded by the coding sequence ATGTCTGTCCCCCTGCCCTCCCAGCCCTCCGCCCCCGATCCCCGCCGATGGTGGGCGCTCGCGGTGATCGCCCTGACACAGCTGGTGGTCGTGCTCGACGCGACCATCGTCAACGTGGCCCTGCCCCAGGCCCAGCTCGAACTGGAGCTGAGCGACACCGAGCGGCAGTGGGTCATCACCGCCTACGTCCTGGCGTTCGGCGCGCTGCTGCTGCTCGGCGGACGCGTCGCCGACTACTGGGGGCGCAAGCGCAGCTACATGGTCGGGATGCTCGGGTTCGGCGCAGCCTCCGTCTGGGGCGGTCTCGCGCAGAGCGGGACCGAGCTGATCGCGGCGCGCGGCCTCCAGGGCGCCTTCGCGGCGCTGCTGGCCCCCGCCGCGCTCGCTCTGCTGACGGTCACGTTCCCGGCCGGGCGCGAGCGCGGAACGGCGTTCGCGGTCTTCGGCACCGTCGCCGGCACCGGTGCCGCGGTGGGCCTGGCGCTGGGCGGCGTCCTGACCGAGTACGCCGACTGGCGGTGGTGCCTGCTGGTCAACATCGTCTTCGCCGTCGTCGGCCTGATCGGCGCGCTGCTGTTCGTCTCCGAGAGCCGGGTCGAGGGCGACAACCGGTACGACATCTGGGGCACCCTCGCCGTCACCCTCGGCCTGGCCGCCCTGGTCTACGGGTTCACCCTGGCCGAGTCCGGATGGACCGAGCCGGACACCATCGGCTTCCTCGCCGCCGGCCTGGTGCTGCTCGTGGTGTTCGTGTGGATCGAGTCCCGCGTCGCGCAGCCGCTGCTGCCGCTGCGGGTCGTGCGTGACCGCGCCCGGGCCGGAGCGTTCCTCATCCAGGCGGCCATCGGCGCCGTCTACATCGGGATGACTCTCTACCTGATGTTCCACCTCCAGATCGTGCTCGGGCTCTCCCCGCTGCTCGCCGGACTCGCGAGCCTCGCGATGACCTTCGCGACGATGATCACCGCGCCCGTGGCCGCCAGGCTGCTGCCCACCCGGGGGCCGCGTGTCCTGATGACCGGTGGGCCGCTGATCGCCGCGGCCGGGATGGTGTGGCTGACCTTCGTCACGGCCGACGGGAGCTACTGGACGGAGGTGTTCGGCGGCCTCGTGGTCGTGGGCATCGGGATCGCGTTCGTGATCATCCCGGTACAGAACGTCGCGCTCGCCGGCGTCGGCCACCACGACGCGGGCGCGGCATCGGCCCTGGTCAACTCCGCCATGCAGATCGGCGGATGCGTGGGTCTCTCGGTGTTCACCACGATCTACCTCGGCGCCGTCGAACGGTCCGCCGCGGCCGGCTCCGGCCGGGGAGCCGCCCTCACCGAGGGCTATTCCGCGGTGTTCCTCGCCACCGCCGTCACCCTGGTGGTCGCGGCGATCGTCGCGGCGACCATGCTCCGCGGCCCGCGCCCCTCGGTCACCCCGCAGCAGCTCGCCGAGGTGCCGGTCCACGCCGGCTGA